A window of the Drosophila simulans strain w501 chromosome 2L, Prin_Dsim_3.1, whole genome shotgun sequence genome harbors these coding sequences:
- the LOC6730801 gene encoding chromodomain-helicase-DNA-binding protein 1 isoform X2, whose product MSQALNESANSIGSDEQDDTREEANGTDHSGSGSGSGSSGSDSDSDSSSGNSSDGRSSPEPEDKSLSVAGFPPTAAAAQADSKTNGFTDDQEDSSSDGSSGSDSDSDAEGLSDQRNQSINNATSSSLPKPEQNEEEDNETEAGQQQPASDASADESSDSSANVSPTSSSSSSEEEEEDYRPKRTRQARKPPTAAEKSKKAPAPKNKKKTWDSDESDESEDSDDEVSTAQKRKPATTTSRSKLTQQQQRRRVKPFSSEDSDDDDASKRCATRRKGAAVSYKEASEDEATDSEDLLEFEYDESQAATTAAAAEEEEKCETIERILAQRAGKRGCTGNQTTIYAIEENGFDPHAGFDEKQSSDAETETQFLIKWKGWSYIHNTWESEATLRDMKAKGMKKLDNFIKKEQEQACWRRYAGPEDIDYFECQLELQHELLKSYNNVDRIIAKGSKPDDGTEEYLCKWQSLPYAESTWEDAALVLRKWQRCAEQFNDRESSKCTPSRHCRVIKYRPKFSRIKNQPEFLSAGLTLRDYQMDGLNWLLHSWCKENSVILADEMGLGKTIQTICFLYSLFKIHHLYGPFLCVVPLSTMTAWQREFDLWAPDMNVVTYLGDIKSRELIQQYEWQFEGSKRLKFNCILTTYEIVLKDKQFLGTLQWAALLVDEAHRLKNDDSLLYKSLKEFDTNHRLLITGTPLQNSLKELWALLHFIMPDKFDTWENFEVQHGNAEDKGYTRLHQQLEPYILRRVKKDVEKSLPAKVEQILRVEMTSLQKQYYKWILTKNFDALRKGKRGSTSTFLNIVIELKKCCNHAALIRPSEFELMGLQQDEALQTLLKGSGKLVLLDKLLCRLKETGHRVLIFSQMVRMLDVLADYLQKRHFSFQRLDGSIKGEMRRQALDHFNAEGSQDFCFLLSTRAGGLGINLATADTVIIFDSDWNPQNDLQAQARAHRIGQKNQVNIYRLVTARSVEEQIVERAKQKMVLDHLVIQRMDTTGRTVLDKSGNGHSSNSNPFNKDDLSAILKFGAEELFKDEQEHDDDLVCDIDDILRRAETRNEDPEMPADDLLSAFKVASIAAFEEEPSDSVSKPDQNAAGEEDDSKDWDDIIPEGFRKAIDDQERAKEMEDLYLPPRRKTAANQNEGKRGAGKGGKGKQQADDSGGDSDYELGSDGSGDDGRPRKRGRPTMKEKITGFTDAELRRFIRSYKKFPAPLHRMEAIACDAELQEKPLAELKRLGEMLHDRCVQFLHEHKEEESKTAATDETPGAKQRRARATFSVKLGGVSFNAKKLLACEQELQPLNEIMPSMPEERQQWSFNIKTRAPVFDVEWGIEEDTKLLCGIYQYGIGSWEQMKLDPTLKLTDKILLNDTRKPQAKQLQTRAEYLLKIIKKNVELTKGGQRRQRRPRALRANDAKAASQSASSTTDAKPHDGEDAGGDARTAAESSNSQVDPSTASPHNAPAAEQHGDPAKKAKKSKARSKKTSASDNNGNKPMHFTANNEPRALEVLGDLDPSIFNECKEKMRPVKKALKALDQPDVSLSDQDQLQHTRDCLLQIGKQIDVCLNPYAETEKKEWRSNLWYFVSKFTELDAKRLFKIYKHALKQKAGGDGEAKGKDKDSSGSPAKSKRNGVTTEEKEKERDRSGGKKKKKDKDKERSGQSRYPETGTPASGRYADSPLKRKRDENDADASSGLAGAPGAGIGDHLKSMSFKRLNMDRHEDRKKHHRGADYYGGSGPPMGSGSYEGGSNSRRQGPTSPSTPRKGRGGYDPPPAPSGYTPEMERWNSRERYSQDYKRDRYDGYARSGGGPGSYHRERDRRPDKRRYPSGLPPHPYSSHYLPPNYYGLPNGGVPVLPPPSSGYRSDPRGYPVMPRDYPADYRRSDYERRTQT is encoded by the exons ATGAGCCAG GCACTCAATGAATCGGCGAATAGTATTGGCTCAGACGAACAAGATGACACTCGGGAAGAGGCCAATGGCACCGACCatagtggcagtggcagcggtaGTGGCTCCTCTGGCTCAGACTCAGATTCAGACAGCTCCTCGGGCAACTCTAGCGATGGACGTAGTTCCCCAGAACCCGAGGACAAATCGTTATCGGTGGCAGGGTTTCCACCGACAGCCGCTGCTGCCCAGGCGGACAGCAAGACGAACGGGTTCACTGATGACCAGGAGGACAGCTCCAGCGACGGGTCCAGTGGCAGTGATTCCGATTCAGACGCCGAGGGCCTATCAGATCAAAGGAACCAGAGCATCAACAATGCCACAAGCAGCAGTTTGCCTAAGCCGGAGCAGAATGAGGAGGAGGACAATGAGACTGAGGCtggtcagcagcagccagccagcgatGCCTCTGCCGATGAATCAAGTGATAGTTCTGCCAATGTCTCACCCAcatcctccagcagcagcagt gaggaggaagaggaggactATAGACCCAAGCGGACGCGCCAGGCGCGCAAGCCACCGACTGCTGCTGAGAAGTCCAAAAAAGCTCCAGCACCCAAGAACAAGAAGAAAAC CTGGGATTCGGACGAAAGCGATGAAAGCGAGGACAGTGATGACGAGGTGTCCACCGCCCAAAAGCGAAAACCGGCAACAACTACCTCTCGCAGCAAACTcacacagcaacagcagcggcgcAGGGTGAAGCCCTTTAGTTCTGAGGACAGTGATGATGACGACGCTAGCAAACG CTGCGCTACTCGTCGCAAGGGTGCTGCCGTTAGCTACAAGGAGGCCTCGGAGGACGAAGCCACCGACTCCGAGGATCTGCTGGAGTTTGAGTACGATGAAAGCCAGGCAGCCACCACTGCCGCTGCGGCTGAGGAGGAAGAAAAGTGCGAAACCATAGAGCGTATCCTGGCGCAGCGTGCTGGGAAGAGGGGATGCACGGGCAATCAGACAACGATCTATGCAATTGAGGAAAACGGCTTCGATCCACATGCTGGATTTGATGAAAAGCAAAGTTCAGACGCGGAGACCGAGACCCAGTTCCTGATAAAGTGGAAGGGCTGGTCGTACATCCACAACACCTGGGAATCTGAAGCTACCCTGCGTGATATGAAGGCCAAGGGCATGAAGAAGCTGGATAACTTCATTaaaaaggagcaggaacaggcCTGCTGGCGCCGATACGCTGGCCCCGAGGACATCGACTACTTCGAGTGTCAGCTGGAACTGCAGCACGAGCTGCTAAAGTCGTACAACAACGTGGACCGCATCATTGCCAAGGGCTCTAAGCCAGACGACGGCACCGAGGAGTATCTGTGTAAATGGCAGTCGCTCCCGTACGCCGAGTCCACATGGGAGGATGCCGCCCTGGTGCTTCGCAAGTGGCAACGCTGCGCAGAGCAATTCAACGACCGCGAGTCCTCCAAATGCACTCCCTCCCGCCACTGCAGAGTGATCAAGTATCGCCCCAAGTTCTCTCGAATAAAGAATCAGCCGGAATTTCTGTCGGCGGGCCTAACTCTAAGGGATTACCAAATGGACGGCCTGAACTGGCTGCTGCACTCATGGTGCAAGGAGAACTCGGTGATCCTGGCCGACGAGATGGGCCTCGGCAAGACCATCCAAACTATTTGCTTCCTGTACTCGCTGTTTAAGATCCATCACCTGTACGGCCCGTTCCTGTGCGTGGTGCCACTTAGCACAATGACGGCCTGGCAGCGGGAGTTCGACCTTTGGGCGCCGGACATGAATGTAGTCACGTACCTCGGAGACATTAAATCCCGCGAGCTCATTCAACAGTACGAATGGCAGTTTGAGGGCTCCAAGCGgcttaaattcaattgcattcTTACAACGTACGAGATTGTGCTCAAGGATAAGCAATTTCTGGGCACGCTTCAGTGGGCTGCGCTCCTGGTGGACGAGGCGCATCGTCTTAAGAACGACGACTCACTGCTCTACAAGTCGCTGAAGGAGTTCGACACTAACCATCGACTGCTCATAACAGGTACCCCGCTGCAGAACTCGCTGAAGGAGCTCTGGGCTTTGCTGCACTTCATCATGCCGGATAAGTTTGACACGTGGGAGAATTTTGAGGTGCAGCACGGCAATGCGGAGGACAAGGGCTACACTCGGTTGCATCAGCAGCTGGAGCCGTATATTCTGCGGAGAGTGAAGAAGGATGTGGAGAAATCGCTGCCGGCTAAAGTGGAGCAGATCCTGCGAGTCGAGATGACGTCGCTGCAGAAACAGTACTACAAGTGGATCCTCACTAAAAACTTTGACGCACTGCGCAAGGGAAAGCGCGGCAGTACGTCCACTTTCCTCAACATAGTCATCGAGCTGAAGAAGTGCTGCAACCACGCGGCTCTCATCCGACCCTCCGAGTTTGAGCTTATGGGTCTGCAGCAGGATGAGGCATTGCAAACTCTTCTTAAGGGATCCGGAAAGCTTGTGCTGCTCGATAAGCTACTCTGCCGACTGAAAGAGACGGGCCACCGCGTGCTAATTTTTTCCCAAATGGTGCGCATGCTGGACGTGTTGGCTGACTATCTGCAGAAGCGTCACTTCTCTTTCCAGCGCCTCGACGGCAGCATAAAGGGAGAGATGAGGCGCCAGGCTCTGGATCACTTCAATGCAGAGGGCAGCCAGGACTTTTGCTTCCTGTTGTCGACAAGGGCTGGTGGATTGGGTATTAATTTGGCCACAGCCGATACGGTGATTATCTTTGACTCCGACTGGAACCCTCAAAACGATTTACAGGCGCAGGCGAGAGCGCATCGAATTGGTCAGAAAAACCAGGTTAACATTTATCGCCTGGTCACTGCCCGGTCGGTGGAGGAACAGATCGTGGAGAGGGCCAAACAGAAAATGGTACTGGACCACCTGGTCATTCAGCGGATGGACACTACAGGACGCACTGTTCTGGATAAGAGCGGCAACGGACACTCGTCTAACTCGAATCCGTTCAACAAGGACGATCTTTCTGCTATCTTGAAGTTTGGTGCAGAGGAGCTGTTCAAGGACGAACAGGAGCATGACGACGACTTGGTTTGTGACATTGATGATATCCTGCGCAGGGCGGAGACCCGCAACGAAGACCCGGAAATGCCAGCAGACGACTTGTTGTCCGCCTTCAAAGTGGCCAGCATAGCTGCTTTCGAAGAGGAGCCGAGCGATTCAGTTAGCAAACCGGACCAAAACGCCGCCGGCGAGGAGGATGACAGTAAGGACTGGGACGACATCATTCCGGAGGGCTTCCGTAAAGCAATCGACGATCAGGAGCGAGCCAAGGAGATGGAAGATCTCTACTTGCCACCCCGGAGGAAAACTGCCGCTAACCAAAACGAAGGGAAGCGCGGAGCCGGCAAGGGGGGCAAGGGAAAACAGCAGGCAGACGACTCCGGTGGCGATTCGGACTACGAGTTGGGCTCCGACGGCAGTGGTGACGATGGACGACCTCGCAAGCGCGGGCGGCCTACCATGAAGGAGAAGATCACCGGATTCACGGATGCGGAGTTGCGTCGCTTCATTCGCAGTTACAAAAAGTTTCCCGCTCCTCTCCACCGCATGGAGGCCATCGCATGTGATGCTGAGCTGCAGGAAAAGCCACTGGCGGAACTGAAGCGCCTCGGAGAGATGCTGCATGACCGCTGCGTTCAGTTTCTGCACGAGCACAAGGAGGAAGAGAGTAAGACTGCGGCGACGGATGAGACGCCGGGCGCCAAGCAGCGCCGCGCACGCGCCACCTTCTCCGTGAAGCTGGGTGGCGTCTCCTTTAATGCCAAAAAGCTGCTGGCCTGCGAACAGGAGCTTCAGCCGCTCAATGAGATCATGCCCAGCATGCCCGAAGAGCGCCAGCAATGGAGCTTCAATATCAAGACACGCGCCCCGGTCTTCGATGTAGAATGGGGCATCGAGGAGGACACGAAGCTACTGTGCGGCATTTACCAGTACGGCATTGGATCCTGGGAGCAGATGAAGCTAGATCCCACGCTCAAACTGACCGACAAGATTTTGCTTAACGACACGCGCAAGCCCCAGGCCAAACAGCTGCAGACGCGTGCCGAGTACCTGCTCAAGATCATCAAGAAAAACGTGGAACTGACCAAGGGAGGACAACGCCGACAACGGCGCCCCAGAGCATTGCGAGCCAACGATGCCAAGGCGGCAAGCCAGTCTGCTAGTTCGACCACCGATGCTAAGCCGCACGATGGCGAGGACGCTGGTGGCGATGCACGCACCGCTGCCGAAAGCAGTAACAGTCAAGTAGATCCATCTACCGCGTCGCCGCACAATGCTCCAGCTGCGGAACAGCACGGTGACCCTGCgaagaaagccaaaaaatCCAAGGCTCGCTCGAAGAAAACCAGCGCCTCggacaacaacggcaacaagcCGATGCACTTTACGGCGAACAATGAACCAAGGGCTTTGGAGGTGCTGGGCGACCTAGATCCCAGCATATTTAACGAGTGCAAGGAAAAGATGCGGCCGGTGAAGAAGGCCTTAAAGGCGCTGGACCAGCCGGATGTCAGTCTTTCCGACCAAGATCAGCTGCAGCACACGAGGGATTGCCTGCTTCAAATTGGCAAGCAGATCGATGTTTGCCTCAATCCCTACGCCGAGACAGAGAAAAAGGAATGGCGCAGTAACCTTTGGTACTTTGTGTCCAAGTTCACTGAGCTGGATGCCAAGCGCCTCTTCAAGATTTACAAACACGCACTAAAGCAGAAAGCGGGCGGCGATGGCGAGGCGAAGGGAAAAGACAAGGACTCTTCAGGAAGTCCGGCCAAGTCTAAACGCAACGGCGTGACTACcgaagaaaaggaaaaggagcGCGACAGGAGtgggggcaaaaaaaagaaaaaggacaaggacaaggaacGCAGTGGACAGTCGCGGTATCCGGAAACGGGTACACCCGCCTCGGGTCGTTACGCAGACTCTCCCCTAAAGCGTAAGCGGGATGAGAACGACGCTGATGCAAGCAGTGGACTAGCAGGTGCCCCCGGCGCAGGCATCGGCGACCACCTCAAATCCATGTCCTTCAAGCGGCTGAACATGGACCGCCACGAGGACCGTAAGAAGCACCATCGCGGTGCCGACTACTACGGTGGCAGTGGCCCACCCATGGGAAGTGGTAGCTACGAGGGCGGCAGCAATTCACGGCGCCAGGGCCCCACCTCCCCATCCACACCCCGTAAAGGCCGGGGCGGCTACGATCCACCGCCCGCGCCATCCGGCTACACGCCGGAAATGGAGCGGTGGAATTCCCGCGAAAG ATACAGCCAGGATTACAAACGGGATCGCTACGATGGATATGCGCGCAGTGGAGGAGGTCCAGGCAGCTATCATCGCGAACGCGACCGTCGTCCCGACAAGCGCAG ATATCCATCTGGCTTGCCACCGCATCCTTACTCAAGCCACTACCTGCCGCCCAATTACTATGGATTGCCGAATGGAGGCGTTCCAGTCCTGCCGCCACCGTCGTCCGGCTACCGCAGTGACCCACGCGGATATCCGGTCATGCCGCGAGACTATCCTGCCGACTACAGACGCAGCGACTACGAGCGGCGCACACAGACCTGA